Proteins encoded in a region of the Nocardia asteroides genome:
- a CDS encoding PadR family transcriptional regulator, whose translation MKKRKVDNLLALAVLSVIIERPMHRYEIAQTLRERGKDQDMAIKWGSLYTVVQNMAKVGFLEVVGSERAGARPERVIYRITDAGRAEMADWTRELLSTPEQEHHRFVAGLSILAVLPPAEVVDLLGTRLEALKRTIERLRGELDGLAGTLPRLFIVESEFALTMLEAEAAWTRSLRDELTGGTFPGLEQWRAWHDRGMPPSEVTELVERGMAEN comes from the coding sequence ATGAAGAAACGCAAGGTGGACAACCTGCTGGCGCTCGCGGTGCTGTCGGTGATCATCGAGCGTCCGATGCACCGCTACGAGATCGCGCAGACCTTGCGCGAGCGGGGCAAGGACCAGGACATGGCGATCAAGTGGGGCTCGCTCTACACGGTCGTGCAGAACATGGCCAAGGTCGGTTTCCTCGAAGTGGTCGGCAGCGAACGGGCCGGTGCGCGGCCGGAGCGGGTGATCTACCGGATCACCGACGCGGGCCGCGCCGAGATGGCCGATTGGACCAGGGAACTGCTGTCGACTCCCGAGCAGGAACATCATCGGTTCGTCGCGGGCCTGTCCATTCTCGCGGTGCTCCCGCCCGCCGAAGTGGTCGACCTGCTCGGCACGCGCCTCGAAGCGCTGAAACGGACGATCGAGCGCCTGCGCGGTGAACTCGACGGCTTGGCGGGCACGCTGCCTCGCCTGTTCATCGTCGAGTCCGAGTTCGCGCTCACGATGCTGGAAGCCGAGGCGGCATGGACGCGTTCGCTGCGCGACGAGCTGACCGGGGGCACCTTCCCGGGGCTGGAGCAGTGGCGCGCGTGGCACGACCGCGGCATGCCGCCATCCGAGGTCACCGAACTGGTGGAGAGGGGGATGGCCGAGAACTAA
- a CDS encoding helix-turn-helix transcriptional regulator, producing MTTATESTGFARQLEHWRTLRRVSQLDLAIRADTTQRHLSFLEQGRSRPGRTMVVRLAESLELSLRERNGLLLAAGFAPIFPETELDTRELAPVLEALRAILDGHQPYPALVVQPYGILVAANAAFDVLTEGAAPWLLEPPVNVLRLALHPDGLAARVLNLPEWGKHITEALRNRMARSPDPALDELVEELETYLPQADPGPDHLGFAVPLRLRCAEGELRLITTLTSFATAVDVTLAELQLEAFLPGDEQTARILRDRAARR from the coding sequence ATGACGACGGCGACCGAGTCCACCGGGTTCGCCCGGCAGCTCGAGCATTGGCGGACGCTGCGCCGGGTCAGCCAGCTCGACCTCGCGATCCGCGCCGACACCACGCAGCGGCATCTGAGCTTCCTGGAGCAGGGCCGCTCACGTCCGGGACGCACCATGGTGGTGCGACTGGCCGAATCACTGGAGTTGTCGCTGCGTGAGCGCAACGGACTACTGCTGGCCGCGGGATTCGCGCCGATCTTTCCCGAAACGGAACTCGACACCCGGGAATTGGCGCCGGTGCTGGAGGCGTTGCGCGCCATCCTGGACGGCCATCAGCCCTACCCGGCGCTGGTCGTACAGCCCTACGGCATCCTGGTCGCCGCCAACGCCGCCTTCGACGTGCTCACCGAGGGGGCCGCCCCCTGGTTGCTGGAGCCGCCGGTCAACGTGCTCCGGCTCGCGCTGCACCCGGACGGCTTGGCCGCCCGCGTGCTCAACCTGCCGGAATGGGGGAAACATATCACCGAGGCGCTGCGCAACCGGATGGCACGCAGCCCCGATCCAGCCTTGGACGAACTCGTCGAAGAGCTGGAAACCTATCTACCGCAGGCCGATCCCGGTCCGGACCACCTCGGTTTCGCGGTGCCGTTGCGCCTGCGCTGCGCTGAAGGCGAATTGCGTTTGATCACCACACTCACTTCGTTCGCGACCGCCGTCGACGTCACGCTCGCGGAGTTGCAGCTCGAGGCGTTCCTGCCCGGTGACGAGCAGACCGCGCGCATCCTGCGCGACCGCGCGGCACGGCGCTGA
- a CDS encoding TetR/AcrR family transcriptional regulator, with product MSTADLGLRAKKKQQTRENISHHATALFLEHGFDKVTIADVAAAAQVAKMTVTNYFPRKEDLALDLHEVFVDQLARVVRERASGESALAALRRDYLAAVARQDPVVGFSGPEFARMITDSPALTARLREFHDEREQALATTLAAETSAAATDITPRVAAALLGGVHRVLFDETLRRTLDGESGDRIATALTEYIGSAFDTLEQAIGDYAVRD from the coding sequence ATGAGCACAGCCGACCTCGGGCTCCGGGCCAAGAAAAAGCAGCAGACCAGGGAGAACATCTCCCATCACGCGACCGCGCTGTTCCTGGAACACGGCTTCGACAAGGTGACGATCGCCGACGTCGCCGCCGCCGCGCAGGTCGCGAAGATGACGGTCACCAACTACTTCCCTCGCAAGGAAGATCTCGCACTGGACCTGCACGAGGTGTTCGTCGACCAGCTCGCCCGCGTCGTGCGCGAGCGCGCGTCCGGCGAGTCGGCGCTCGCCGCGCTACGGCGGGACTACCTGGCCGCCGTGGCCCGGCAAGATCCGGTGGTGGGCTTCTCCGGGCCCGAATTCGCCCGCATGATCACCGACAGCCCCGCGCTGACGGCCCGGCTGCGCGAGTTCCACGACGAGCGTGAACAGGCGCTGGCCACCACCCTCGCGGCGGAAACGAGCGCCGCGGCCACCGACATCACACCTCGCGTCGCGGCCGCGCTGCTCGGCGGCGTGCATCGCGTCCTGTTCGATGAGACCCTGCGCCGCACGCTCGACGGCGAATCCGGCGACCGCATCGCCACCGCCCTCACCGAATACATCGGCAGCGCGTTCGACACGCTGGAGCAAGCGATCGGCGACTACGCCGTCCGCGATTAG
- a CDS encoding sigma-70 family RNA polymerase sigma factor, producing the protein MTELCTRPTRFPGAVSADPIKDYLRLIGRTPLLTAAQEFELGERIEAGEQAAARLAAGTEVDALERGRLRRRIADGERARAHMVEANLRLVVSIAKRYPTPTGMSLLDLVQEGTLGMMRAVEKFDHRRGLKFSTYATWWIKQSIGRALADQSRTIRIPVHVVEVLNRLNRTQRALAQRLGRAGTVAELAAELELPAGKVRELLDLAREPLSLHTPIGDDATEFGELIADTAPDPSDSVAASALRAQLDRALGTLTAREAEVLASRYGLAGAEPKTLEEVGKTYGVSRERARQIEAKGLAKLRQPARLEALEGLLG; encoded by the coding sequence GTGACCGAACTGTGCACCCGCCCTACCCGCTTCCCCGGCGCCGTCAGCGCCGACCCGATCAAGGATTACCTGCGGCTCATCGGCCGCACCCCACTGCTCACCGCCGCGCAGGAGTTCGAGCTCGGCGAGCGGATCGAGGCCGGCGAGCAAGCCGCTGCGCGCTTGGCGGCCGGTACCGAGGTCGATGCGCTGGAGCGCGGCCGATTGCGTCGCCGGATCGCGGACGGCGAACGCGCCAGAGCGCACATGGTCGAGGCCAACTTGCGCTTGGTCGTCTCGATCGCCAAGCGGTATCCGACGCCCACGGGCATGTCGCTGCTGGACTTGGTGCAGGAAGGCACGCTCGGCATGATGCGCGCGGTGGAGAAGTTCGACCACCGGCGCGGGCTGAAGTTCTCCACGTACGCGACCTGGTGGATCAAGCAGTCGATCGGTCGAGCACTGGCCGATCAGAGTCGCACGATCCGGATACCGGTGCACGTCGTCGAGGTGCTCAACCGGCTGAACCGCACGCAGCGGGCGCTGGCTCAGCGGCTGGGGCGCGCGGGGACGGTCGCGGAGCTCGCCGCGGAGCTGGAACTGCCGGCGGGGAAGGTGCGCGAGCTGCTCGACCTCGCCCGCGAACCGCTGTCGCTGCACACCCCGATCGGCGACGATGCCACCGAGTTCGGTGAGCTCATCGCCGACACCGCGCCGGACCCCTCCGATTCGGTGGCCGCGTCGGCGCTGCGCGCCCAGCTCGACCGGGCGCTCGGCACGTTGACGGCACGGGAGGCCGAAGTGCTCGCGTCGCGCTACGGCCTGGCCGGCGCGGAACCGAAGACACTCGAAGAGGTCGGCAAGACCTACGGCGTGTCTCGCGAACGTGCTCGGCAAATCGAGGCCAAGGGCCTGGCGAAACTGCGGCAGCCTGCGCGGCTCGAGGCGCTGGAGGGCCTTCTCGGCTGA
- a CDS encoding LysR family transcriptional regulator, whose product MSDRDSDGNVDLNQLRTFLAVHRAGSITAGARLVGLSQPTVTGQLQALEKRLGARLFERLPRGVSPTAAATELAARVAAPLDALDTVAGPDHRAEPTPQPAVRLAGPAEFLAVHALPALAPLVDRGVRLAVAAGLSDDLLGGLRAGHFDLVVSTVRPRGRTVVAEPLCDEEFVLVAAPPIAARVDGELSRAKGPAALSGIPLVSYAPDLPILRRYWRHVFGVRLAAEAAVVVSDLRAVASAVAAGAGISVLPRYLCAAELDSGALVTLLEPDDPPINTAFLVRRPGPAARSHVELVYRRLLAAARGW is encoded by the coding sequence GTGAGCGATAGGGATTCCGATGGGAATGTCGATCTGAACCAACTGCGCACGTTCTTGGCCGTACACCGGGCCGGATCGATCACCGCGGGAGCGCGGCTGGTCGGGCTGTCCCAGCCGACGGTAACCGGGCAATTGCAGGCGTTGGAGAAGCGGCTCGGCGCGCGACTGTTCGAGCGACTGCCGCGCGGCGTGTCGCCGACCGCGGCGGCGACCGAGTTGGCGGCGCGCGTCGCCGCGCCCCTGGACGCGCTGGACACCGTAGCGGGCCCGGACCACCGTGCCGAGCCCACGCCCCAGCCCGCCGTGCGGCTGGCCGGGCCCGCCGAGTTCCTCGCGGTCCACGCGCTCCCGGCGCTCGCGCCGCTGGTCGATCGGGGCGTGCGGCTGGCGGTCGCCGCCGGGCTGTCCGACGATCTGCTCGGCGGCCTGCGCGCGGGACACTTCGACCTGGTGGTGTCGACCGTCCGCCCTCGAGGCCGGACAGTGGTCGCCGAACCACTGTGCGACGAGGAATTCGTGCTCGTCGCCGCGCCGCCGATCGCCGCGCGAGTCGACGGCGAGCTGTCGCGGGCCAAGGGCCCGGCCGCACTGTCCGGTATCCCACTGGTCAGCTACGCCCCAGACCTGCCGATCCTGCGGCGGTACTGGCGGCACGTCTTCGGTGTCCGGCTCGCCGCCGAGGCCGCGGTCGTCGTCTCCGACCTACGCGCGGTGGCTTCGGCGGTCGCGGCGGGCGCGGGGATCAGCGTGCTGCCGCGCTATCTCTGTGCCGCCGAACTGGATTCCGGAGCGCTTGTCACGCTGCTGGAACCGGACGACCCGCCGATCAACACGGCGTTCCTGGTGCGTCGTCCCGGTCCCGCCGCCCGCTCGCACGTCGAGCTGGTCTATCGCCGGCTGCTCGCGGCGGCGCGGGGCTGGTGA
- a CDS encoding transcriptional regulator, whose product MSASPRRSAHNRPALIALVIVAALGCLALAWWQWERYESSSGTGQNLGYALQWPLFAGFAVFAYFRFVRLEREANETEDETPRRTPTAAGRAAKPIAPTELPAGLLPERPKAVRDEDPVLAEYNRYLAELHANDIDEQVRSAGLPTRERSAG is encoded by the coding sequence GTGTCCGCCTCACCCCGCCGCTCGGCACACAACCGCCCGGCCCTGATCGCGTTGGTGATCGTGGCCGCGCTGGGCTGCCTGGCGCTGGCCTGGTGGCAGTGGGAACGGTACGAGTCCTCCAGCGGCACCGGCCAGAATCTCGGATACGCGCTGCAGTGGCCGCTGTTCGCGGGATTCGCCGTCTTCGCCTACTTCCGGTTCGTCCGGCTCGAGCGTGAAGCGAACGAAACGGAGGACGAGACCCCCCGGCGCACTCCCACCGCAGCCGGGCGCGCCGCGAAACCGATCGCTCCCACAGAACTGCCCGCGGGTCTGCTGCCCGAGCGCCCCAAGGCCGTTCGGGACGAGGACCCGGTGCTCGCCGAGTACAACCGGTACCTCGCCGAACTGCACGCCAACGACATCGATGAGCAGGTCCGTTCGGCAGGCCTGCCCACCCGCGAGAGGAGCGCCGGTTGA
- a CDS encoding MFS transporter encodes MGRAKTNIVFGTIVLGMLMAALDQTIVSTALPTIVADLGGAGHMAWVVTSYLLAEAVATALAGKLGDLFGRKLVFQVSAVIFIVGSMIAGLANGMLLLVAARGIQGFGAGGLMVTSMALIADIIPLRQRGKYQGALGAVFGVTTVIGPTLGGLFTDHASWRWCFYINVPVAVVMIALAARTIPRVRAAARPIIDYAGIGLVALGVSCLILGLEWGGEQYAWGSPTIIGLFAGAVILLAGFVAVESRAAEPMLPMGLFRSRVFTVCSILSFIVGFAMLGSLTYLPAYLQYVDGVSATMSGVRTLPLVAGLFATSILSGQVVGKTGRYRYFPIAGTLVMALGLYLMSTMGRTTSTWLESLYMLILGLGIGLAMQVLTIVVQNTVPYAQLGTATSGVTFFRTLGSAFGTAVFGTLYSNEIGPALADALTRSRVVPPEVAADPQALRALPAEQSAPLIDAYADSIAHVFFWVVPVALAGFVIAWLLPEVPLRDSARAGAGDVGEGFSVPDSPDRLVQLERAIAGTMRGAGAEHPIGPRILAEADSDLTRGEAWALGQVYLRDRVIGAATLAEIARAHRLPDEVIEPIYDQVGAEGYLTREGERLRLTDSGAAEIDRIKAAWRRWLDSRLDDWNEADPADRALLDQALTNIATKLLEDHTREQETVPA; translated from the coding sequence ATGGGCAGGGCCAAGACCAACATCGTCTTCGGCACGATCGTGCTCGGCATGCTGATGGCGGCGCTGGACCAGACCATCGTGTCCACCGCGCTGCCCACCATCGTGGCCGATCTCGGCGGTGCGGGGCACATGGCCTGGGTGGTCACGTCGTATCTGCTCGCCGAGGCGGTGGCGACGGCGCTGGCGGGCAAGCTCGGCGATCTGTTCGGCCGCAAGCTGGTATTCCAGGTCAGCGCGGTGATCTTCATCGTCGGGTCGATGATCGCGGGCTTGGCGAACGGCATGCTGTTGCTGGTCGCCGCCCGCGGCATCCAGGGCTTCGGCGCCGGTGGACTGATGGTCACCTCGATGGCGCTGATCGCCGACATCATTCCGCTGCGGCAGCGTGGCAAGTACCAGGGCGCACTCGGGGCGGTGTTCGGCGTGACCACGGTGATCGGTCCGACGCTGGGCGGCCTGTTCACCGACCACGCCAGTTGGCGCTGGTGCTTCTACATCAACGTGCCGGTCGCCGTTGTCATGATCGCGTTGGCGGCGCGCACCATCCCCCGGGTGCGGGCCGCGGCCAGGCCGATCATCGACTACGCGGGCATCGGTCTGGTGGCGCTGGGCGTCTCCTGCTTGATCCTCGGATTGGAATGGGGTGGGGAGCAATACGCGTGGGGTTCGCCGACAATCATCGGCCTGTTCGCCGGGGCGGTGATCCTGCTGGCCGGGTTCGTGGCGGTGGAGTCGCGAGCCGCCGAACCGATGCTGCCGATGGGGTTGTTCCGCAGCCGGGTATTCACGGTGTGCTCGATCCTCAGCTTCATCGTCGGCTTCGCGATGCTCGGCTCGCTGACCTACCTACCCGCCTATCTGCAATACGTGGACGGGGTTTCGGCCACCATGTCCGGCGTGCGCACCCTGCCGCTGGTGGCAGGCCTGTTCGCCACGTCGATCCTGTCCGGACAGGTGGTCGGCAAGACCGGACGCTACCGGTACTTCCCGATCGCGGGCACGCTGGTCATGGCACTCGGGCTGTACCTGATGTCGACCATGGGCCGGACCACCAGCACTTGGCTGGAGTCGCTGTACATGCTGATCCTGGGTCTCGGCATCGGCCTGGCCATGCAGGTGCTCACCATCGTCGTGCAGAACACCGTGCCCTACGCCCAGCTGGGCACCGCCACCTCCGGGGTCACCTTCTTCCGCACGCTCGGGAGCGCCTTCGGCACAGCCGTTTTCGGCACCCTGTACAGCAACGAGATCGGTCCCGCGCTCGCCGATGCCCTGACTCGCTCGCGTGTGGTGCCGCCGGAGGTCGCGGCGGACCCGCAGGCGTTGCGCGCACTGCCCGCCGAGCAGTCGGCTCCCCTCATCGACGCGTACGCGGACTCCATCGCTCACGTGTTCTTCTGGGTCGTACCGGTCGCGCTGGCCGGATTCGTGATCGCGTGGCTGCTGCCCGAAGTGCCGCTGCGCGACAGCGCGCGAGCGGGCGCGGGCGATGTGGGCGAAGGGTTCTCGGTGCCCGACTCACCGGATCGGTTGGTGCAACTGGAACGGGCTATCGCGGGCACCATGCGCGGGGCGGGAGCCGAGCACCCGATCGGCCCGCGCATCCTCGCCGAGGCCGACAGCGACCTGACGCGTGGGGAGGCATGGGCGCTGGGACAGGTGTATCTGCGCGACCGGGTGATCGGTGCGGCGACGCTGGCCGAGATAGCGCGGGCGCACCGGTTGCCCGACGAGGTGATCGAACCGATCTACGACCAGGTCGGCGCGGAGGGGTATCTGACGCGCGAGGGCGAACGGTTGCGGCTCACCGACTCCGGCGCGGCCGAGATCGATCGGATCAAGGCCGCTTGGCGGCGCTGGCTCGACAGCAGGCTCGACGATTGGAACGAAGCCGATCCCGCCGACCGCGCCCTGCTGGACCAGGCGCTGACGAACATCGCCACGAAATTGCTGGAAGACCACACGCGCGAGCAGGAAACGGTGCCCGCCTGA
- a CDS encoding FAD-dependent monooxygenase has protein sequence MSETRTALVIGGGIAGPVVATALRKAGIEARVYEAYPGPSYGIGSGLALAPNGIAALDIIGAGDPVRAIAQPVSKMNMAVGDKVLALPGLADVPPLQLVDRSELHQTLHRHAVAAGVPFEYDKRLVDVGERETGIVARFADGSTATADVLIGADGIRSTVRTLIDPDAPGPAYTGMLGFGAITECAADLAPDTMTFAFGKRAYYLYWPVGDGRVAWGANLPHKEYLSLTAARAIPNAHWLEILRETYRDDTPGGELARRTTEEELEVTGALHIMPPVPHWYRGRMVLVGDAVHAPSNSSGQGASLAIESAVQLARCLRDLPAPEAFAVYERLRRDRVEGIAARAAKINHSKTPGPVARRVMRLLMPLMAKTVMKPEKTMGPEQRYRIDWDAPADSELAAA, from the coding sequence ATGTCCGAAACACGTACCGCCCTGGTGATCGGTGGCGGAATCGCCGGCCCCGTGGTCGCGACCGCCCTGCGCAAAGCGGGCATCGAAGCTCGCGTCTACGAGGCTTATCCCGGCCCTTCCTATGGCATAGGCAGCGGGCTCGCCCTCGCGCCCAACGGCATCGCCGCCCTCGACATCATCGGAGCGGGCGACCCCGTCCGTGCGATCGCGCAACCGGTGTCGAAGATGAACATGGCGGTTGGAGACAAGGTGCTCGCATTGCCCGGCCTCGCCGATGTGCCTCCCCTCCAACTGGTCGATCGCAGCGAATTGCACCAAACGCTGCACCGGCACGCGGTCGCCGCGGGGGTGCCGTTCGAGTACGACAAGCGCCTGGTCGATGTAGGTGAGCGGGAGACGGGCATCGTCGCCCGGTTCGCCGACGGCAGCACGGCCACCGCCGACGTGCTGATCGGCGCGGACGGCATCCGCTCGACGGTGCGCACGTTGATCGACCCGGACGCGCCGGGCCCCGCCTACACCGGCATGCTGGGTTTCGGTGCGATCACCGAGTGCGCCGCCGACCTCGCGCCCGACACGATGACTTTCGCGTTCGGCAAGCGGGCGTACTACCTGTACTGGCCGGTCGGCGACGGCCGTGTCGCGTGGGGAGCGAACCTGCCGCACAAGGAGTATCTGTCGCTCACCGCGGCGCGGGCGATCCCGAACGCACACTGGTTGGAGATCCTGCGCGAGACCTACCGCGATGACACCCCTGGCGGCGAGTTGGCCCGCCGTACCACCGAGGAAGAGCTGGAAGTGACCGGCGCGCTGCACATCATGCCGCCGGTGCCGCACTGGTATCGCGGACGGATGGTACTGGTGGGCGACGCGGTGCACGCCCCGTCCAACAGTTCCGGCCAAGGCGCGTCGCTGGCGATCGAGAGCGCCGTGCAGCTGGCCCGCTGCCTGCGTGATCTGCCCGCCCCGGAGGCGTTCGCCGTCTACGAGCGCTTGCGGCGCGACCGTGTGGAGGGTATCGCCGCTCGCGCCGCGAAGATCAATCACAGCAAGACGCCGGGGCCGGTGGCGCGCAGAGTAATGCGGCTGCTCATGCCGCTCATGGCCAAGACCGTGATGAAACCGGAGAAGACCATGGGACCCGAGCAGCGCTACCGCATCGATTGGGACGCGCCGGCCGACAGCGAGCTCGCGGCGGCCTAG
- a CDS encoding SDR family NAD(P)-dependent oxidoreductase produces the protein MAWKPSEIPDQTGRTFVITGANGGLGAVATKVLASKGATVIMACRNPVKAKEVAGAIDGDVRVAELDLADLASVRKFADDSDEIDVLINNAGLMNLPFSRTKDGFETQWGVNHLGHFALTGLLLDRMTDRVVTLSSIAHKQTPKLRIDDLDYQNRRYQRNLAYAQSKLCNLMFARELQRRLAESGSRKRSYGVHPGVSATDLFAHTETPLDYISKPFIRLIGHSPAKAAHSTLFAATMPDADPEVYWGPTWLFGTQGPVKAAPSTRLSQNRELWQRLWAESERKTGVVYSF, from the coding sequence ATGGCGTGGAAACCAAGTGAGATCCCGGATCAGACGGGACGCACCTTTGTCATCACCGGCGCGAACGGCGGCCTGGGCGCCGTCGCCACGAAAGTCCTGGCGTCCAAGGGCGCGACCGTGATCATGGCCTGCCGCAACCCGGTCAAGGCGAAAGAGGTCGCCGGGGCCATCGACGGCGACGTCCGGGTGGCCGAACTGGACCTGGCCGACCTGGCCTCGGTGCGCAAGTTCGCCGACGACAGCGACGAGATCGACGTCCTGATCAACAACGCGGGCCTGATGAACCTCCCGTTCTCGCGGACCAAGGACGGTTTCGAAACCCAATGGGGCGTCAACCACCTCGGACACTTCGCGCTCACCGGACTGCTGCTGGACCGGATGACCGATCGGGTGGTCACGCTCTCCAGCATCGCGCACAAGCAGACCCCGAAGCTGCGGATCGACGACCTCGACTACCAGAACCGCCGCTACCAGCGCAATCTCGCCTACGCCCAGTCCAAGCTGTGCAATCTGATGTTCGCGCGGGAACTACAGCGCCGACTGGCCGAATCCGGCTCGCGCAAGCGCTCCTACGGTGTGCACCCCGGCGTCTCGGCCACCGACCTCTTCGCCCACACCGAGACCCCGCTCGACTACATCTCCAAACCGTTCATCCGGCTGATCGGACACTCACCCGCCAAGGCAGCGCACTCGACGCTGTTCGCCGCGACCATGCCCGATGCCGACCCCGAGGTCTACTGGGGGCCCACCTGGCTGTTCGGAACCCAAGGGCCGGTCAAGGCCGCGCCGTCCACCCGCCTGTCGCAGAACAGGGAGCTCTGGCAGCGACTGTGGGCCGAGTCCGAACGCAAGACCGGCGTCGTCTACTCGTTCTGA
- a CDS encoding DUF3817 domain-containing protein produces MTTSENSTETSQTTETPAAAGNAAKIGPALLRYRALAWITGLWLLLLTGEMIAKYGFDVQTPSWIAVVHGWVYFVYLLFTADLAVKVRWPVLRTVGTLLAGTIPLLSFFVEHVNAKQVKQDFGV; encoded by the coding sequence TTGACCACCAGCGAGAATTCCACCGAGACCAGCCAGACCACCGAGACCCCGGCCGCTGCCGGGAACGCCGCCAAAATCGGTCCGGCGCTCCTGCGCTACCGGGCGCTGGCCTGGATCACCGGACTCTGGCTGCTGCTGCTCACCGGCGAGATGATCGCCAAGTACGGCTTCGACGTGCAGACCCCCAGCTGGATCGCCGTCGTGCACGGCTGGGTGTATTTCGTCTACCTGCTGTTCACCGCCGACCTCGCGGTCAAGGTCCGCTGGCCGGTCCTGCGCACCGTCGGCACTCTGCTCGCGGGCACCATCCCCCTGCTGTCGTTCTTCGTCGAGCACGTCAACGCCAAGCAGGTCAAGCAGGACTTCGGCGTCTGA
- a CDS encoding TetR/AcrR family transcriptional regulator produces the protein MGIVRGRRDFATVRDVTATAGRQYGGRAVAERKAERRLRFLDAATRIFAERGYANCSLADVCAAAGLSKRQFYEEFQTREDVLVAAYDRIQDEAAAAVLARIGELDPRFDLPAAMTAVVTAYLESIGSDPYRAKVAFIEVVGVSDGMERHRRERRHGWASVLESHVVPVVAPGSRVRGAPGWGASALIGAINGLAHEWVLADPRPTAAELVDLLVPIAMALIERPRES, from the coding sequence ATGGGAATAGTCCGTGGTCGCCGGGATTTCGCTACGGTGAGAGATGTGACGGCGACAGCGGGTAGACAGTACGGCGGGCGTGCTGTCGCGGAGCGGAAGGCCGAGCGGCGCCTGCGGTTCCTCGACGCGGCCACCCGGATCTTCGCCGAACGCGGCTACGCGAACTGCTCGCTGGCCGACGTCTGCGCGGCCGCGGGCCTGTCCAAGCGGCAGTTCTACGAGGAGTTCCAGACCAGGGAAGACGTTCTGGTCGCCGCGTACGACCGGATCCAGGACGAGGCCGCCGCCGCCGTGCTCGCCCGGATCGGTGAACTCGACCCGCGGTTCGACCTGCCCGCCGCGATGACCGCCGTGGTGACGGCCTACCTCGAATCGATCGGTTCCGATCCCTATCGCGCGAAGGTCGCCTTCATCGAAGTGGTCGGGGTGAGCGACGGGATGGAGCGCCACCGTCGCGAACGCCGCCACGGCTGGGCGTCGGTGCTGGAGTCTCATGTGGTGCCGGTCGTGGCGCCGGGCTCGAGGGTGCGCGGCGCGCCGGGGTGGGGTGCGAGCGCTTTGATCGGCGCGATCAACGGCTTGGCGCACGAGTGGGTACTCGCCGATCCGCGTCCGACGGCGGCCGAGCTCGTCGATCTGCTCGTCCCGATCGCCATGGCGTTGATCGAGCGGCCGCGGGAGAGCTAA
- a CDS encoding HNH endonuclease family protein yields the protein MKSTAQRLALIGVTVAASAGLLSCSSIRPSESTAVECGPGGRACADAPAPIPGRDALALLNSLRVAERAPRTGYSRDEFGPPWSDNVSVPGGNNGCDTRNDILQRDLTDETFKSGKCIVSTGTLADPYTGKTINFKRGTRSSDDVQIDHVVALSDAWQKGAQQLSAERRRDLANDPLNLQAVDGPTNQSKSDSDAAEWLPPVKGYHCAYLTRQIQVKAAYQLWVTPAEKDAMVRVLTACP from the coding sequence ATGAAGTCCACAGCGCAGCGGTTGGCTCTGATCGGCGTAACGGTCGCGGCTTCCGCCGGACTGCTCTCCTGCTCTTCCATTCGGCCCAGCGAATCGACGGCGGTGGAATGTGGTCCCGGCGGCCGGGCCTGCGCCGACGCGCCCGCCCCGATCCCCGGTCGCGACGCCCTCGCCCTCTTGAACTCCCTGCGCGTCGCCGAGCGCGCGCCCAGAACCGGCTACAGCCGCGACGAATTCGGGCCGCCCTGGTCGGACAATGTGTCGGTGCCCGGGGGCAACAACGGCTGCGACACCCGCAACGACATTCTCCAGCGCGACCTCACCGACGAGACCTTCAAATCGGGCAAGTGCATCGTCTCCACCGGTACGCTCGCCGACCCCTATACCGGTAAGACCATCAACTTCAAGCGCGGCACAAGGTCTTCCGACGACGTGCAGATCGATCACGTCGTCGCGCTCTCGGACGCCTGGCAGAAAGGCGCACAACAACTTTCCGCCGAGCGCCGCCGTGACCTGGCCAACGATCCGCTGAACCTGCAAGCCGTCGACGGGCCCACCAACCAGTCCAAGAGCGACTCCGACGCGGCCGAGTGGCTGCCACCGGTCAAGGGTTACCACTGCGCGTATCTGACGAGGCAAATCCAGGTGAAGGCGGCCTACCAGCTCTGGGTCACCCCGGCGGAGAAAGACGCCATGGTGCGAGTTCTGACCGCCTGCCCCTGA